In the genome of Conger conger chromosome 8, fConCon1.1, whole genome shotgun sequence, one region contains:
- the LOC133135233 gene encoding GTPase IMAP family member GIMD1-like isoform X1, with the protein MDAEVLRLNVLLLGRPQSGKSATGNTLLGSWEFPSRFSPGAVTQECQLCCRMFPGFMRRQGSEVALRLQVLDTPAYPHCLLSLEEVKEEISGSVERVLDPGPHVVALVLRADVPFCEEDCELIQLAENEDDGALHVDLLGPAWRSHTLLVLSRSDSLDRAGVSGEEYLRQASGAFQTLLQSLEHRHHFVDNSTAWLHTEGRPLLEKLFSIARHNKYKALQLR; encoded by the exons ATGGATGCAGAAGTTCTACGCCTGAACGTTCTCCTGCTGGGTAGGCCTCAGTCCGGTAAAAGTGCCACGGGGAACACCCTGTTGGGAAGCTGGGAGTTCCCGAGTCGGTTCTCTCCGGGGGCCGTGACGCAGGAATGCCAGCTCTGCTGCCGGATGTTTCCGGGGTTCATGCGACGCCAGGGCTCCGAGGTGGCCCTGCGCCTCCAGGTTCTGGATACCCCGGCCTACCCTCACTGCCTCCTGAGCCTGGAGGAGGTGAAGGAGGAGATCTCGGGGAGCGTGGAGCGCGTTCTGGATCCTGGCCCGCACGTGGTGGCTCTGGTCCTGAGGGCTGATGTTCCGTTCTGTGAGGAGGACTGTGAGCTGATTCAGCTGGCCGAG AATGAAGATGATGGTGCTCTTCATGTA GACCTGCTGGGCCCAGCTTGGAGGAGTCACACCCTGCTGGTGCTCAGTCGTTCTGACAGCTTGGACAGGGCAGGGGTCAGTGGAGAGGAATATCTCAGGCAGGCATCGGGGGCCTTCCAGACCCTGCTGCAGTCTTTGGAGCACAGGCACCATTTTGTGGACAACTCTACAGCCTGGCTGCACACTGAGGGGCGCCCCCTACTGGAAAAGCTGTTTAGTATCGCTAGGCACAACAAATACAAAGCACTTCAGCTTCGATAG
- the LOC133135233 gene encoding GTPase IMAP family member GIMD1-like isoform X2, protein MDAEVLRLNVLLLGRPQSGKSATGNTLLGSWEFPSRFSPGAVTQECQLCCRMFPGFMRRQGSEVALRLQVLDTPAYPHCLLSLEEVKEEISGSVERVLDPGPHVVALVLRADVPFCEEDCELIQLAEDLLGPAWRSHTLLVLSRSDSLDRAGVSGEEYLRQASGAFQTLLQSLEHRHHFVDNSTAWLHTEGRPLLEKLFSIARHNKYKALQLR, encoded by the exons ATGGATGCAGAAGTTCTACGCCTGAACGTTCTCCTGCTGGGTAGGCCTCAGTCCGGTAAAAGTGCCACGGGGAACACCCTGTTGGGAAGCTGGGAGTTCCCGAGTCGGTTCTCTCCGGGGGCCGTGACGCAGGAATGCCAGCTCTGCTGCCGGATGTTTCCGGGGTTCATGCGACGCCAGGGCTCCGAGGTGGCCCTGCGCCTCCAGGTTCTGGATACCCCGGCCTACCCTCACTGCCTCCTGAGCCTGGAGGAGGTGAAGGAGGAGATCTCGGGGAGCGTGGAGCGCGTTCTGGATCCTGGCCCGCACGTGGTGGCTCTGGTCCTGAGGGCTGATGTTCCGTTCTGTGAGGAGGACTGTGAGCTGATTCAGCTGGCCGAG GACCTGCTGGGCCCAGCTTGGAGGAGTCACACCCTGCTGGTGCTCAGTCGTTCTGACAGCTTGGACAGGGCAGGGGTCAGTGGAGAGGAATATCTCAGGCAGGCATCGGGGGCCTTCCAGACCCTGCTGCAGTCTTTGGAGCACAGGCACCATTTTGTGGACAACTCTACAGCCTGGCTGCACACTGAGGGGCGCCCCCTACTGGAAAAGCTGTTTAGTATCGCTAGGCACAACAAATACAAAGCACTTCAGCTTCGATAG